GATGAAACAACTCCCCCACTGCTTATTGAAATAAGGTGTCCACCAGACTGGATTTGAATATTTTGATTAGCGGAGAATAACTTTACAGATGAATTCCTGAGCATGTTGTAATTAACAGTTGCAATCAGTTCCCCTTGAGTTACAACAGAAGAATTAGTTGGTATTTCTTTAGCAAGTACCTGTGAAGATAGCGAAGGAATGGTAAAAATTGAGAGTGTAAGTGTTAATAAAATCAAGACACTTCTTACATTTTTCATAAACATACCTCCTAAAATTAGTATGAGGTTATTATATCACAGTAAAAGTTTGGAAAACAAATATTATTTTTACTTATAAAACAATAATTATAAGTATTCTAGATCCCTTAAATTTAAGCAATAGTTTTATAAGAATGAAGCATCATTCGGGGGGCTGGGGACGAATTTGAGACAGATTGTAGGTCAACCCATAAAAAACAGTCCTAATCAAAACAATACACAAACATCTTAAATCCTTGAAATCGTTCCATTTCAGATCAATCAAAAATTATGTCTTAAAATCCTGCGGTAGGTGACTACCGCTGTACCATTCAGTTCATAAACATTAAAAAACGATAATACATATCAGATGATGCCTGTCGGGCTGCCCATTATGAATTACCAGGATCGATGGTGTATACTATCCGTAGGCATAAATTACCTTTATCTTTGAACTTGAAGAACTCAAGGTTGCATATCAAACTAAACAATTTAATGGACGGAGGACTCGACCCATGTTGAAACAGCTTAAGCCCTATAAGGTGCTGCAGGAACGCAGAATTGAAGAGTTGAAGTCAGATGCGTATCTCCTGGAACATCAGAAATCCGGAGCCAAAATTGTACTCTTATCCAATCAAGATGATAATAAAGTGTTCAGTATCGGTTTCCGTACTCCTCCGGAAGACAATACAGGTGTAGCTCACATTCTGGAACATTCCGTTCTTTGCGGCTCCAAGAAATTTCCGGCCAAGGATTCCTTTGTTGAATTGCTGAAGGGTTCACTCAATACATTTCTGAATGCGATGACCTATCCCGATAAAACGATCTATCCGATTGCAAGTCGGAATGATCATGACTTCCATAACCTGATGGACATTTATCTGGATGCGGTACTCCACACGAATATTTATGATAATGAAAAAATATTTCTGCAAGAGGGTTGGAATTACAATCTGACCTCAGCTGAAGACGAGTTAACCTATAACGGCGTTGTATATAACGAGATGAAGGGTGCTTTTTCTTCACCGGAACGGATTGTACGCAGAGAAGTCCTGAATTCACTTTTTCCGGATACTACATATTCCTGTGAATCAGGCGGATTTCCCGATGCAATTCCTGATCTGACCTATCAAGGCTTGCTGGATTTCCACTCCAGATACTATCATCCATCCAACAGCTTCATTTATTTATATGGGGATATGGATATGGAAGAGAAATTGCAGTGGTTAGATGAGAACTATCTGAATGAATATGATCGAATTGAGATTGATTCTGCAATAAAGCTCCAGCCTGCTTTTGCAGAAAGAGTGGACACCGTGAAGACATATTCTGCCGGAAGTACCGAATCCGAAGTGGATAACAGCTTTTTGACCTACAATGCGGTGATCGGAACAAGTCTGGACAAGGAATTGAATATCTCGTTTCAAATTTTGCTGTACGCACTGCTTAACGCTCCGGGAGCGGTTCTGAAGCAGGCCTTGCTGGATAAGGGCATTGCTAAGGATGTCTATGGCACATATGATGACAGCCTGTATCAGCCAGTGTTCACCGTTGGATTGAAGAAGAGCAATCTGGCAAGCAAAGAAGATTTTCTGGGGACTGTCAAAGAAGTGCTTGAGCGTGTTGTGAAGGAAGGATTTGATCCAAAAGCGCTGCTCGCAGGTATTAATTCCTATGAATTCAACCACCGCGAAGCCGATTATGGAAGAATGCCCAAAGGATTAATCTACGGTTTCTCCTCATTGCAAAGCTGGCTGTATGATGTCGATGCTCCATTTACTCATTTGGAAGCAAATGACGTATTCGCCGAGCTCAGAACGAAGATGACTGAGGGTTACTTCGAAAAGTTGATTGATACGTATTTACTGAAAAATACGCATACTTCCTTCGTTGCTGTCACGCCGGATAAAGGATTGAACGCGCGTAAAGAAGAAGCTTTGAAAGCACATCTGAAATCAGTTCAGGCGGGACTGAGTCAGGAAGAGATTCAGCAGCTCATTCAGAGAACCGAGGCTCTCGCCGAGTACCAGAATGCACCGTCAACCAAGGAGCAACAACAGGTGATTCCGACGTTATCGATAGAGGATATTGAACCGAAAGCATCGACGCTGTATCAGACGGTAAATCAGGTCGAAGGTACAACGGTACTGCACCATAATATCTATACCAACGGGATCGGTTATCTGAGACTGTTGTTCGATATTAAGGAAGTCCCACGGCGTTTGCTGCCGTATGTTGGATTGCTGAAAAGTGTGCTCGGTTACGTCGACACTCAGAATTTCTCATTTAATGAATTGTCGAATGAAATCCATATTCATTCCGGGGGCATTCATAGTGGCATCGGTACGTATGCAAACGCGCATGAGCACCGTGATTTCAAGGCTACGTATGAATTCAACGCCAAAGTGCTGTATGACAAACTTGGATTTGCTTTTGACATGATCAACGAAATTGTGTTTACGTCCAAATTTGATGATTCGAAGCGTTTATATGAGATTATTGCCCAGTTGAAAGGCAACCTGCAGCGCAAGCTGATCAGCGGAGGGCATTCAGCGGGGATTGGTCGATCTACCTCTAAACACTCGGCTGTTGCAGACTTCAGGGAAGCGGTTAGCGGTATTGCCTTTTACCAGTGGCTTGAGGAGCTTCAAGCGAACTTTGAGGCTAGAAAAGAAGAACTGTCGACCAGTCTTCAATCGTTGACCAGCTTTATTTTCAGACCGGAAAACTTGCTTGTAAGTTACACTGCGGATGATCAGGGGTATGAAGGTTTGGAGAAACAGGTATCCGATTTGAAAGCGAAGCTGTTCACCCAGGACGTTGCCAAGGAAAAAGAGGCATTTACACCTGTGCATCACAAAGAAGGATTCAGATCTCCATCTGAAGTCCAATATGTCGTTCAAACAGGTAATTTTATCGATAAAGGGTATTCGTACACCGGCTCGCTTCGTGTCTTGCAGGGGATTTTATCTCTGGATTACTTGTGGAACAATATCAGGGCCAAGGGTGGAGCATACGGGTGCATGTCAGGCTTCAGACGTAATGGAGACAGCTATGTAGCATCGTACCGCGACCCGAATCTCGAAAAAACGTACAAAGTTTATGAAGAGATGCCGCAATACCTGAAGGATTTCAAAGCAGACACACGGGAAATGACGAGATATATCATTGGCGCCATCCAGGACCTCGATACACCAAGAACACCTTATGGCGAAGGATCATTCTCTCTGGAATGTTACCTGTCTAATGTCACTGAAGCCGATCTCCAGAAAGAACGGGATGAAGTGTTAAACACAACAGAAAGTGACATTATAGGTTTTGCCGAAGTGGTATCTTCCATATTGGAACAGCAGCAACGTTGTGTTATCGGTAATGAAAACAAGATTGAGGAACAGAAGCAATTATTTGACGAAACCCTTGATTTGATCAAGAACTAATCGAATGATGCATCTAAATCAAAGTATGAATGAATAAACACATCTGATCCAAACAGGGCGCTTTTATGAGCTGTAATAGCTTATAACTGCCGCCCTTTTCTTGTTATACATGGATTAATTCTCAAACTTAATTCTCAAACAACAATCTAATCAATCAGCTTCTGTTGAGGTTTAGGTAACGGCGAGCATATTATAGATCTTTAACGTGCGTAGATCTTCCTTAGACATTTTCAGTTCGTTATATAACTCCTGATTCTCAGACAAGGGTGTTCGAGAGAATAACATTTTCAAAGCGATGGGCATAAAGGGACGGAAGGAAACGCCTGCCATCAACCCCCACTTTTTCTCGGATTCCTGAAAAGATGCCAGAATGTTAATATACAGATTCTCCAGCGGTGTAGCCTGATTTTTCAGAATCAGCGTGGTGAGTGTGTCGTAATGCTCGGTGTGACCCCAATACATATTTTCGCATTCCTGATAATTCTCAAAATTCTTGACGTTCATATACATCACGGTTCGATAACGATTCGCGTCCGACTGTGCCATCATGTCAATGACACAACGGATGAGGCTGTTGTTGCGTCCATCATAAAAATACGAATAAAACCGTGTGGAATTTTTGAAAAAGCTGGACGGTACCGTATTCATAAGGGGAGAGGCTTGCTTCGGTTCAATATACAGCAGCTGCTCCACCTGAATGTTCAATGAATCAGCAATTTGATGCAGCGTGACTATATCAAGGGTGATATCTCCGCTCTCGTATTTGGACAGAGTAGCTTTACTTTTGTGAATCTGATCCGCCAGCTGCTGAACCGTTAACCCTTTCCATTTGCGGAAATTACGGATTTTCTTGCCCACTTCTTTGTTGATGGTGTTCATATCGGATCTCCTTCTGCTAAGTTTCTTAAGAATATGAGAAAAGGTGAAACCCCTCGGTAAAATCAATCTTTACGAAAAATATAACACTTTTCTCATGAAAAAACCTATTCAGAAGAAACATTAAGATCAATTTGTTTCTTCTGAATAGATTGTATTGCGTTTGATGGAACTTCTGAGCCATGAAATAATGTGACTACCAGAACCTCATCCCAGGATGGAGAACAGAGAGAAAGAGGCGCAGAAGGCTATGAAGTATGATTTTGATGAGATTATCGATCGCACAGGAACCAACGCCATGAATACGGATGGTTTCCGTCAATATATTTTTAATGCAACAGAAGATATGCAATTTCCCTTTAAGGATGAAGAATTTATTCGCATGTGGATTGCAGATATGGAGTTTGCCACACCTCCCGAAATACGGGAAGCAGTTAAGGAGCGTTTGGACCGGAAAATTATGGGGTACTCCCAGGTATTCGATCCCGCATACTACGAAGCTGTCTCCAACTGGATGAACAGATACTACGACTGGTCTTTTCCCAAGGAGCATCTGGAGACATCACATGGAATCATTCCCGCTCTATATGAATTAGTTGAATATATTTGCAAACCAAATGAGAAGGTGCTGATTGTGACACCCTCCTATGGTTATTTCAAATCGGCGTCGGAGCATAACCATCTTGAACTCGTTTGCTCAGATCTGATCAACGAGCAGGGACATTATTCCATAGACTTTGCAGATTTTGAAGCCAAAGCGAGGGATGAACAAGTCACGTTATGTATTTTTTGCAATCCGCATAATCCGTCAGGAAGGGTATGGTCAACAGAAGAGTTACAACGTGTGGGTGAGATCTGTCTGAACCATAACGTATGGGTAATCTCGGATGAAATTCACTGTGACTTGCTGCGTACAGGTAAGACGCATACGCCTCTTGCCAAGCTGTTCCCGGATACGGATCGAATCATTACCTGTATGTCTCCAAGCAAAACGTTCAACATGGCGGGCCTAATGTTCTCGAACGTGATTATTGCCAATGAAGGTCTTCGAACGATCTGGCAGAAACGCCATTATGGGTTCAAAAATCCGCTGAGCATTGCAGCGACTCAAGCGGCTTATGAACATGGCGACGAATGGCTGAAACAGTTGAAAACGTATCTCGACGACAATTTTGCCTTTGTGGATCAGTATGTGAAACGTTATCTGCCACAGGCAGTCTTTCATATTCCGGAGGCTACGTATCTGGCATGGATTGATATTACGGCATACGTCACCACAAATGTAAACCTGCCCTTGTTTTTCGCTGAACAAGCGGGGGTATTACTTGAAGATGGGCATATGTTTGTAGCTAATGGAGGCGGGTGTATCCGCTTGAACCTGGCATGTCCGCGTTCGGTTGTTGAAGAGGGTCTCAGAAGAATAAGCACTCTATTGGTCAATAAAGATGAAGGCGTACCCGTTCAAGTTTGATAAGTTTTCTATAATCAAGGTACTGGTTTGCTTTAACGCTGTAGTACAAAATCAAAGCGTATCAGTTTGCAGTGTTAGCTATTCTATGGTCACTCCCAAGTAACGTTAGTTATACAGGTAACCTATCCCCCTGAGGTACACTTCTGGTCTGCGGTCCCCGGTTATGTTAAAATGGTGGATAGTCTATGAGTCGTAGGATACGGCTCACGCAGGTGGCAGTTCGTTATGTGGACTGCACGGATATGTATTCATCAGGGAAAGGAGCCTTTACATATGTTTGGAAATGATTGGGACTCTGTACTTCAGGAAGAGACTGAAGCCGAGTATTTTAACAACATTCGTTATGCACTCGCCGCCGAGTATAAAACACAGACCATCTTTCCACCCAAGGAAGATTTGTTCTCGGCTCTTAAACTGACCCCGTACCATAAGGTCAAGGCCGTTATTATCGGTCAGGACCCTTATCACGGAGCGGGTCAGGCTCAAGGATTAAGTTTCTCGGTCAGACCGGGGGTGCGCGTTCCTCCTTCTTTGAAAAATATATATAAGGAGCTTCACGCGGATCTGGGTCTGCCGATTCCGAATCACGGATCGCTGGTTCATTGGGCAGAGCAGGGCGTGCTGTTGCTTAATGCGGTTCTGACGGTACGGGAAGGACAGCCGAACTCCCATCAGGGACTAGGTTGGCAGACGTTTACTGACGCTGTCATCCGGGCATTGAATGAACGTTCAGAACCGATGGTATTTATGCTTTGGGGCAGTCATGCCCAGAAGAAAGGGGCATTCATTAACCGGGATAAACACCTGGTGTTGGAGTCTACGCATCCAAGTCCGCTTGCAGCACATCGTGGCTTCCTGGGCAGTCGTCCTTTTTCCAAAGCCAATGAATTTCTGACCTCCAAAGGTATTGAACCGATTGATTGGACGATACCGGAAAACTAGACAAACGGGGGGGCGATGGCATTGCGACATTGGGTAGGACGGAAAGTAGCCGTATATCGTGCAACCGGCATACGAGAGCCACTGAAAGGAACGCTGGTCGAGTGGGATGAAGAAGCGGATTGTGTACGAATCGGACCCAAGCGGATCAAGGTATCGTTCGACAATATCGCAATGATCCGGCCTCTGCCTGAAGAGAGCCTTCCCTTGAAAAAAGCGCGTTCCGAGGTGCATAAGGTTGGATATGTGATGAAAAAGGCCGTACAGTTTGAAAATGCCATCTATTTCAAATCACAGGTTATGATTTGGCGTCGGGCCAAAATTGTAGCATTATCCACAACAATTATACGCCATAATGATGATCAGGTTGAGCTTGCAGACGGCCGGATTCTTCGTAAGGACAAGCATATGTTTGTGGTGCGCTCACGACGTGGAATACGATAAGTCCACGGATATTTAATATTCATTTCATGCAAAGATCATATGGATTTAATGTTCGGCCTTTATAGTAAACAGTATAACAACCCCTTCTAAATGATGTGTACTAAGTATGGGAGCCCGGCCGGCTGCAAACGGTCGGGTTTTTTTTATTCACTTGTGTATGATGTGTGATGTAACATAGTATTTACATTCATGTTGTACACTAATGAAATAGATATCAAGAAGGAGTGAAACCCATTGAAACGTATATGTGTTTTTGCAGGCTCCAACCCGGGAAATCACCCCGATTACACACAGCAGGCTATCAACTTGGGTAAACAGATCGCCGATAGCGGGTACGCACTTGTCTATGGCGGTTCATGTATGGGATTAATGGGTGCCGTCGCGGATGCTGCTCTGGAGCAGGGTGGAGAAGTGATTGGTGTCATGCCGACTGGTTTGTTCCGGGGAGAGGTTGTACATGGAGGCCTTACGCAGCTGATTGAAGTAGGTACGATGCATGAACGCAAGGCAACGATGGCCGAGCTGTCCGACGGATTTGTGGCTCTTCCTGGTGGTATGGGGACATTTGAAGAATTATTCGAGGTTCTATGCTGGGCACAGATCGGCATTCATCGTAAACCTGTCGGTTTGTTAAATGTAAACGGATATTACGAGCCATTGATGAAAATGGTTGATCACAGCGTGCATGAAGGTTTTTCCAATACCTCACATCTTAGTCTATGGAGTCTGGAATCCGATCCGGCTGAACTGTTGAACCGGATGTCATCCTATATTCCGGCACAGTTGACCCAGAAGTGGTCTCAGCTTCAGGATAAGTAACTACCCGCTCCAGCAGAAAACTTTTCGATGTGCCCAAGCAAGTTCCCTCTCCAAACATAGTCTATAGTGTACTTTCTTAAAAGAGGGGAGTGTCACTCATGAGCGAAATCAAAGGCACAGGATACGGTTACGGATACGGTGGGTTTGCCGGTGGAGCATGGACATCAACAGGCGCAATTCTGGTGTTGTTTATCCTGCTCGTTATCATCTCTCGTACATTCATTCTGTAATTCGGTTAGCCATTCCGGGACGGTGACATGGTCGCCGGGGCAACGCCCGATGAAGAAATGGCCTTTCCAAAGAGACGCCGGTATGGCTGGCGTCTCAGGGGAACGGTTTTTTTCTGTCTGCAAAAAAAGAACTCCGTCTCCATGGAAAAGAGAGACAGAGCGGGGCAAGAGGAGTTAGACCGTTACCTCAGCACCACCACCAGGCAAACTGAGTGTTCTCCAGGCAATGTATAGTCCAATTGCGGCTGCAATAAGAGCAAGGATGGCAGCGATAAAAGCCAACTTATCCAGTTGATGTTGTTCTTCAAGAGCAGATGATTGATTACTTGTTTTGTCTGGAACAGAGAGCCCCCGAACAGATGCCTTTTTCATGTGTTGGCGTGGTCCAGGGCGCGTTCTTGTTTTGTTGTTGGGTTTGCCAGAACTGCTTTTGGCAGAAACTCTGAGCAAGGGAGCTTTTTTGGAGGGAGATTTGGGAGATACAGATCTGTTCTTCGTTAGGGGTTTCAATGGGCGACCTCCTTACAGCGGAGTGCAGTTGTCTATGACTGATATTATATTATGTCTGCTTTACAGATTGAGTTCACAAAATGAGTGAATCCCCAGCCCTCCAAGACGTTGCCCTATTCACGGACGGGGCATGCAATTAAACGCTCTGTTAATACAGGTATGACAAACTGCGTTTATAGTGAGAATCATAGAGTTAATGTTGAACTCAGGAGGCGCTGGAATGAAAAAAATAGAAAATATCGCCCATAGGGGAGCATCTGCCGTATGTCCCGAGAATACAATGGTTGCGTTTGAACGAAGTTTTCAGCTTGGAGCGACAGGCATTGAAACGGATGTCCAGCTGTCCAGTGATGGTAGACTGGTACTGATACATGATGAGACGTTAAGCCGCACTGCCGGAGCAGAAGGCTGGGTCAAGGATAAATCGTTTGAAGAATTGCGTACGCTGGACGCAGGAGCTTGGTTCCATGCCGATTTTGCTGGAGAACGTATTCCATCTTTGGATGAATTATTTGATTTGGTTCGTGGGAAAGACATCCTACTTAACCTGGAATTGAAAAATGGTATTGTTAGCTATAAGGGAATGGAAGAAAAGTTGATCCAAGCGATTCGGGATTGGGGCATGGAACAACAGGTGATTCTATCTAGCTTCAATCATGCCTCGTTAGTGAGGTGCAAACGTCTTGCCCCGGAAATTCGCACAGCAATTTTAT
Above is a window of Paenibacillus sp. E222 DNA encoding:
- a CDS encoding TIGR00730 family Rossman fold protein, whose translation is MKRICVFAGSNPGNHPDYTQQAINLGKQIADSGYALVYGGSCMGLMGAVADAALEQGGEVIGVMPTGLFRGEVVHGGLTQLIEVGTMHERKATMAELSDGFVALPGGMGTFEELFEVLCWAQIGIHRKPVGLLNVNGYYEPLMKMVDHSVHEGFSNTSHLSLWSLESDPAELLNRMSSYIPAQLTQKWSQLQDK
- a CDS encoding glycerophosphodiester phosphodiesterase, which translates into the protein MKKIENIAHRGASAVCPENTMVAFERSFQLGATGIETDVQLSSDGRLVLIHDETLSRTAGAEGWVKDKSFEELRTLDAGAWFHADFAGERIPSLDELFDLVRGKDILLNLELKNGIVSYKGMEEKLIQAIRDWGMEQQVILSSFNHASLVRCKRLAPEIRTAILYMEKLYRPYDYAAKLEASALHPYKVAVTREEVAAALAQGIATHPFTVNDPAEMQELIDMGVQGIITDVPDVLAALTAVHSR
- a CDS encoding insulinase family protein → MLKQLKPYKVLQERRIEELKSDAYLLEHQKSGAKIVLLSNQDDNKVFSIGFRTPPEDNTGVAHILEHSVLCGSKKFPAKDSFVELLKGSLNTFLNAMTYPDKTIYPIASRNDHDFHNLMDIYLDAVLHTNIYDNEKIFLQEGWNYNLTSAEDELTYNGVVYNEMKGAFSSPERIVRREVLNSLFPDTTYSCESGGFPDAIPDLTYQGLLDFHSRYYHPSNSFIYLYGDMDMEEKLQWLDENYLNEYDRIEIDSAIKLQPAFAERVDTVKTYSAGSTESEVDNSFLTYNAVIGTSLDKELNISFQILLYALLNAPGAVLKQALLDKGIAKDVYGTYDDSLYQPVFTVGLKKSNLASKEDFLGTVKEVLERVVKEGFDPKALLAGINSYEFNHREADYGRMPKGLIYGFSSLQSWLYDVDAPFTHLEANDVFAELRTKMTEGYFEKLIDTYLLKNTHTSFVAVTPDKGLNARKEEALKAHLKSVQAGLSQEEIQQLIQRTEALAEYQNAPSTKEQQQVIPTLSIEDIEPKASTLYQTVNQVEGTTVLHHNIYTNGIGYLRLLFDIKEVPRRLLPYVGLLKSVLGYVDTQNFSFNELSNEIHIHSGGIHSGIGTYANAHEHRDFKATYEFNAKVLYDKLGFAFDMINEIVFTSKFDDSKRLYEIIAQLKGNLQRKLISGGHSAGIGRSTSKHSAVADFREAVSGIAFYQWLEELQANFEARKEELSTSLQSLTSFIFRPENLLVSYTADDQGYEGLEKQVSDLKAKLFTQDVAKEKEAFTPVHHKEGFRSPSEVQYVVQTGNFIDKGYSYTGSLRVLQGILSLDYLWNNIRAKGGAYGCMSGFRRNGDSYVASYRDPNLEKTYKVYEEMPQYLKDFKADTREMTRYIIGAIQDLDTPRTPYGEGSFSLECYLSNVTEADLQKERDEVLNTTESDIIGFAEVVSSILEQQQRCVIGNENKIEEQKQLFDETLDLIKN
- a CDS encoding YjcZ family sporulation protein — translated: MSEIKGTGYGYGYGGFAGGAWTSTGAILVLFILLVIISRTFIL
- the ung gene encoding uracil-DNA glycosylase, translated to MFGNDWDSVLQEETEAEYFNNIRYALAAEYKTQTIFPPKEDLFSALKLTPYHKVKAVIIGQDPYHGAGQAQGLSFSVRPGVRVPPSLKNIYKELHADLGLPIPNHGSLVHWAEQGVLLLNAVLTVREGQPNSHQGLGWQTFTDAVIRALNERSEPMVFMLWGSHAQKKGAFINRDKHLVLESTHPSPLAAHRGFLGSRPFSKANEFLTSKGIEPIDWTIPEN
- a CDS encoding helix-turn-helix domain-containing protein; this encodes MNTINKEVGKKIRNFRKWKGLTVQQLADQIHKSKATLSKYESGDITLDIVTLHQIADSLNIQVEQLLYIEPKQASPLMNTVPSSFFKNSTRFYSYFYDGRNNSLIRCVIDMMAQSDANRYRTVMYMNVKNFENYQECENMYWGHTEHYDTLTTLILKNQATPLENLYINILASFQESEKKWGLMAGVSFRPFMPIALKMLFSRTPLSENQELYNELKMSKEDLRTLKIYNMLAVT
- a CDS encoding MalY/PatB family protein, which gives rise to MKYDFDEIIDRTGTNAMNTDGFRQYIFNATEDMQFPFKDEEFIRMWIADMEFATPPEIREAVKERLDRKIMGYSQVFDPAYYEAVSNWMNRYYDWSFPKEHLETSHGIIPALYELVEYICKPNEKVLIVTPSYGYFKSASEHNHLELVCSDLINEQGHYSIDFADFEAKARDEQVTLCIFCNPHNPSGRVWSTEELQRVGEICLNHNVWVISDEIHCDLLRTGKTHTPLAKLFPDTDRIITCMSPSKTFNMAGLMFSNVIIANEGLRTIWQKRHYGFKNPLSIAATQAAYEHGDEWLKQLKTYLDDNFAFVDQYVKRYLPQAVFHIPEATYLAWIDITAYVTTNVNLPLFFAEQAGVLLEDGHMFVANGGGCIRLNLACPRSVVEEGLRRISTLLVNKDEGVPVQV